The Macaca mulatta isolate MMU2019108-1 chromosome 9, T2T-MMU8v2.0, whole genome shotgun sequence genomic sequence GCGGCCCAAGCAGACCAGAGTCTTTTTGCATTGAAACTGGGGACCGTGAGCCTTTTTGTTTTTACAGTGGGTGGAAAGTGTGACAAAGCTGTGAGAATAAGTCTGGAAGCTTCCAATGGCTATGCCCCATGCTCATGGAAGAGGCCAGTCTCCAGCAGGAGGAAATGAAGCCCTTCCACGGAAAGGAGAAGCATTGGGAGCACCCAGGGGATGTTGGAGTCCCTGATTCCAGTCACTTGCTCCTGCTATGGTTGGTTACCTGAGCCACACACTTCCCTTTTCTTCGTGAGTTagttccagtttcttttttttttttaagttatttgtgtatatttatggggtacatgagaaaatctgttatatgtatataatacatagtgATCAAGAAGGGGCATTCAGGGTGTCCGTCATGTGAGTACAATACTTTTTTGTTAAGTTTAGTCATCCTACCCTGCTGTGGAAtattgaatttattccttttatcttactgtatgtttgtatgttttaACACTTCTCTTTATCCACCCGCCCCTCCACCACTGTCCCTTCCATCTCTATTAACTGTTTTTCCATTCTCTAGCTCCACGTGTTCAATTTTTTTAGCtgctacatataagtgagaaaatgcaataTTTGTTGTTCCGTGCCCGACTTTTTTCACTTAAGAGAATAACCTCCAGGCCTTGTGGCTCTCTGAGCAGCACCATGGTGGTTGGCAAGAACAAGCGCCTTACAAAAGGCAGCAAAAAGGGAGCCAAGAAGAAAGTGATTGATccattttctaagaaagattgGTATAATGTGAAAGCAGCTGCTATGTTCAATATAAGAAATATTGGAAAGACGCTAGTCACCAGGACCCAAGGAACCAAAATTGCATCCGACAGCCTCAAGGGTTGTGTGTTTGAAGTGAGTCTTGCTGATTTGCAGAATGACGAATTTGCATTTAGAAAATTCAAGCTGATTACTGAAGATGTTCAGGGCAAAAACTGCCTGACTAAGTTCCATGGCATGGATCTTATTCGTGACAAAATGTGTTCCATGGTCAAAAAATGGCAGACAATGATTGAAGCTCACATTGATGTCAAGACTACTCATGGTTACTTGCTTCGTCTGTTCTGTGTTGGCTTTACTAAAAAACGCAACAATCAGATACGGAAGACCTCTTATGCTCAGCACCAACAGGTCCGCCAAATCCAGAAGATGATGGAAATCATGACCCAAGAGGTGCCGACAAATGACTTGAAAGAAATGGTCAATAAATtgattcggccgggcgcggtggctcaagcctgtaatcccagcactttgggaggccgaggcgggcggatcacaaggtcaggagatcgagaccacagtgaaaccccgtctctactaaaaatacaaaaaattagccgggcgcggtggcgggcgcctgtagtcccagctactcaggaggctgaggcaggagaatggcgggaacccgggaggcggagcttgcagtgagcctagatcgcgccactgcactccagcctgggcaacagcgtgagactccgtctcaaaaaaataaataaataaaaaaataaattgattctAGACAGCATTGGAAAAGACATAGAAAAGGCTTGCCAATCTATTTATCCTCTCCATGATGTCTTtgttagaaaagtaaaaatgctgAAGAAGCTCAAGTTTGAATTGGGAAAACTCATGGAGCTTCATGGTGAAGGCAGTAGTTCCGGAAAAGTCACTGGGGACAAGACAGGTGCTAAAGTTGAACGAACTGATGGATATGAACGACCAGTCCAAGAATCTGTTTAAAGTTCAGACTTAAAATAGTGgcaaataggccgggcgcggtggctcaagcctgtaatcccagcactttgggaggccgagacgggcggatcacaaggtcaggagatcgagaccatcctggctaacacggcgaaaccccgtctctactaaaaacacaaaaaaattagccgggcgaggtggcggcgcctgtggtcccagctactcgggaggctgaggcaggagaatggcgggaacccgggaggcagagcttgcagtgagctgagatctggccactgcactccagcctgggtgacagagcgagactccgtctcaaaaaaaaaaaaaaaaaaaaaaaaaaaaaaaaaaaaatagtggcaaATAAAAAGTCctatttgtgattaaaaaaaataataatctccagttccatccatgttgctgcaaatgacatgatttcactctTTACGGCtaaacagtattccattgtgtatatataccacattttc encodes the following:
- the LOC703631 gene encoding small ribosomal subunit protein eS1-like, with product MQYLLFRARLFSLKRITSRPCGSLSSTMVVGKNKRLTKGSKKGAKKKVIDPFSKKDWYNVKAAAMFNIRNIGKTLVTRTQGTKIASDSLKGCVFEVSLADLQNDEFAFRKFKLITEDVQGKNCLTKFHGMDLIRDKMCSMVKKWQTMIEAHIDVKTTHGYLLRLFCVGFTKKRNNQIRKTSYAQHQQVRQIQKMMEIMTQEVPTNDLKEMVNKLIRPDSIGKDIEKACQSIYPLHDVFVRKVKMLKKLKFELGKLMELHGEGSSSGKVTGDKTGAKVERTDGYERPVQESV